The DNA segment tcactttgaattcggccctgctaacactcgagagaagaggttcaagtccattgtcgactggcagaagttagacgaggccctcaagcccgccgacacctctgccctcccaaatgtccccgacaatttagtctTGTTCGTtcacgcgttagacgcgatcttctcggtcactaatcacattcagaccaaggtcgccgagtcgtcccggaaggtcccagatgagttcgctcaacgctgagagcttcccccggacgcgaggcgtctattgaccgagaagaacgcggcgactcgcgccttcgccagagcaccgaccgacgaaaaccgcagaacactccgcgcctcgcagtgccgagtcaaagagcgcatgcgggaaattagaaacgaacgctgggaccgtcttaccagcgaattgtcaccttcgcacacggccaattggtctctcgcgcgttcccttaaaaccgacacggtggcgtccatgccccctctcaagcgtccaaatctgcctgacgcattcgacgacgacgaaaaagccgaatgcttagccgtcaacctagtggagcagtgcaccccgtatctcgatcatagcgacccggcgcacgtcgaacacgtgaaccgcgaggtcgaacgcatcgtagcactgcccctctctcccgagccgctccctcctacgtcgatcgccgaggtcaaaactctaataaagagttcactgcctcgtaaatctccaggtctcgacgccatctcgaacaaggtcctccggtgcctcccgccccatctgatatgcctactagtgtccattttcaattgcctccttgaaaactgcaccttcccggcgcagtggaaagaggccattgtcattggtattcacaaaccaggcaaaccccgtaacaaccccactagttaccgccctatcagccttctcaatacgcttagcaagctttacgagaaggtacttaaaaatcgcctcctagactttgccctagataaggggcctcattcccgatgagcagtttggcttcaggccggcccactcgtgcgttcatcaagtccatcgaatcacggagcacatcctctccgggatgaatagctccctgaaaccgagagccacgggtgcgctcttcttcgacatagcgaaagctttcgacaaggtctggcacaacggcttggtttacaagctctaccaccttaatgtgccactaagactcgtgcgtatcgtacacgacttcttgtccgaccgctcaatgcgctatcgcgtagaaggaacgttatcgtctcctcgccccatcatggccggagtccctcagggctcggtcctctcgccccttctgttcacgctgtataccggcgacatccctagggctcccaatgtggagctagccctctatgccgatgacaccgctctctataccacccacaaagatagaggtgtcatcgtggacagactccagaccgctaccacgtcgttaggcgaatggtttcggaaatggggcttctaaataaatcccgagaaaagcgtagcagttctctttgccaggggcaaccccggtgctaacgctagggataaatttcacctcaagacagaggtaaccctatacgggcaagccatcccatggcaaaagtccgtcaaatatctaggagtcacgctcgatagcggcatgtctttccgaaagcacatagccgccgttcgcaagaaggcccattttgtcctctctcgccttcatttcctcctaaataaaaggagtcaaatgtctctcagacacaaggtgaccctgtacaaggcATGCATCCGACcatgcatgacatacgctagcgtagtctttgcgcattgtgccccctcctatattcaccggctataggtgcttcagtcgcgattcatgagaatcgcgaccggtgcgcccttctatgtgagaaacgtcgatctccaccacgacctggagctccctaccatagcccaatggatgaagttggcgtccacacgccactttgacaagtcTAAACAcaatcccaatccgctggtgcgtaatagcatcaacaattaccccttcccgacaaaaaaggatcgtaggaggccccgacacatactaacggatccggatgatccaattaccgtagcaaacgataaattaaaagccgcccgcgcggccaaaaataataaaattagccaatcacagattagggtaaaaaatcgccttcaccggggaaggcgaggacctttacttcgcacttcgctcactccagtgagcttccgtcctgcccttcaggcgattgaccgccccgcgacggcccaagccgaggttcgagtctcacaggagacgcccttgcgctagccgcgggataaaacgccattctggccgagctacgctcgccaaaacagcccgagctgagctgtaaaggcccttaaggccaacagcgagattccttcttcaaaaaaaaaaaaaaaagttgtccttttctgcgcgcaaccgtcgaagggtacgaacgtgttcttctcagaacagttcgatatcgtggtcttacgataacgcaattaactgttcttttcagaacaaattattgtttcatgacgataacgtttacaactgtccttgtcaggacacatcactgtttcattacgacacgtactaatcacctacaggattccccccctagcgaagcgtaccggcaggcgtataatgcggcctcggcgagttgttcttgtaggtattgaggtgttcccagtgtcttgttgtttcaggttgttgtcattttgatgtttcaggctatttgatggttcatgtagttcgctcgcacttgatgtgttttgcttgttgcaggtactcgttgttgtatcagtaggctgagtgctttaatggtatcgctatcgcgtTCTTGAGCTTCTGCAAGTAGATAGTAGTCGATCGGCGATGGACAGGTGATTGCTTCGACACGTGATAATGCATCTGCGGCTGCATTTTGAGATCCACTGACGTGTCGTATATCAGTGGTAAAttcgctgatataaagtagctgtcgggtgcgtctcggtgattcgctgtttgtatttgtttttgataacgttccttctacgcgatagcgcattgagcggtcggacaagaagtcgtgtacgatacgcacgagtcttagtggcacattgaggtggtagagcttgtaaaccaagcacgttgtgccagaccttgtcgaaagctttcgctatgtcgaagaagagcgcacccgtggctctcggtttcagggagctattcatcccggagaggatgtgctccgtgattcgatggacttgatgaacgcacgagtgggccggcctgaagccaaactgctcatcgggaatgagccccttatGCCCTTGCCTTGCGAGCCCTTGCCCTAggcaaagtctaggaggcgctttttaagtaccttctcgtaaagcttgctaagcgtattgagaaggctgataggaCGGTAACTGGTGGGATTGTTACGGGGCttgcctggtttgtgaataccaatgacaatggcctctttccactgcgccgggaaattgcagttttcaaggaggcaattgaaTATGGCcactagtaggcatatcagatggggcgggaggcaccggaggaccttgttcgagatggcgtTGAGACCTGGTGATTTAGgaggcagtgaactctttattagagttttgacctcggcgatcgacgtaggagggagcggctcgggagggaggggcagtgctacgatgcgttcgacctcgcggttcacgtgttcgacgtgcgccgggtcgctatgatcgagatacggggtgcactgctccactaggttgacggctaagcactcggctttttcgtcgtcgtcgaatgcgtcaggcagatttggacgcttgagagggggcatggacgccatgtcggttttaagggaacgcgcgagagaccaataggccgtgtgcgaaggtgacaattcgctggtaagacggtcgcagcgttcgtttctaacttcccgcatgcgctctttgactcagcactgcgaggcgcggagtgttctgcggttttcgtcggtcggtgctctggcgaaggcgcgagtcgccgcgttcttctcggtcaacagacgcctcgcgtccgggggaagctcccagcgttgagtgaactcatctgggaccttccgggacgactcggcgaccttggtctgaatgtggctagtgaccgaggagatctcgtctaacgcgtgagcggacgagactaaattgtcggggacatttgggagggcagaggtgtcggcgggcttgGTCCAGGCACTATTTTTAGGAGGTGGGGCCGGCGCATACGTAGGCTTTGCTCCCGCGCCACGACGGACCACATCGCGCCCCGCCGTGCGCCCAGACGCCGGCTTATGCGCCTTGGGGGCACGAGGACACCCGCGATAATTCGCTGGGTGGCCCTGTTGCCCGCAAAGCACGCATGCCTCCGGCTCAGCGCACGGAAGCGTTCTTTTGCAGTCCGCCGTGCCGTGGTCGCATAGGCACTTTACGCACCGTGCCCTAGCGAAGCAGTAACGGGCCGCATGCCCGTAGAGTTGACAGCGGTGACACTGTCGAGTGAAGGAGTGTTTGAGGGGGGTTTCAACCCTCAGCCCCGAGAGCTTGCAACACTCTCGTAGgctaaaaatctttttccCACTCGGGGTAGGATCAAGAACGGCGAGCACCATGTCGTACTCTTCCTTTGTCGTTCTTTTGAGCATACGGAATACATCCCTTACGGGGTATCCCTGCTCGACAAGGTCCGATTGGACTATCCCGGAGTCTATCTCCTTTGGGATGCCCTTAATGACTACCCTTAGGACCCGTCCAAGAGTGGACCTGTGTTTAGCCGGTTGCTTAGAGAGTAGTTGGCGTACCTACTCCCCAATACGTGCCTACTAGGAGGCCCGGCCGTGCACAGGACTTGGAGGAAGCGGAGGGGCTGATACGCGCCTTGAAAAAGGCACGGTGTATGCACCCCGgacaaaaacactcccgcacaaggcgttaaccGTCAGATAACCGTTTAgcaccgttaggtggctatctgagggccGCAGGTAAACCCGCGTTCATAGATTGCAGTCTTCAACCCGATGTCCAAACACCGAAGACGCgaagcgaccaatgagagggcggcaggcagcaaggcagcaaggcagcggtcgcacagcgcgtgcgcactgTACAGCGGCAAGCGGtaatgactcacacggagcgaGCGAGATAGCACTAGAGCATTGAGgactcacacggagagagcactggagcagacgtccgcacgggtcggcggtcggaagcgaagtGTACAGTTAATTGCCTTATCGTAAGACCACGATatcgaactgttctgagaagaacacgttcgtacgcttcgacggttgcgcgcagaaaaggacaactttttgccgcgcctcgattttatcgtctacgcacccttcgcatcttggtaccacatgttaccactagtggccagtggaggataatttttgtatataaatctacagttttaaaaaataaacacattccacattccatcttcacctcttctcaacgaattattaggaagttttattttaaccaaataaggaccaatcaacctAAACCAAAACTACCTAAAAACTCAAACTTACTGAAACCGTACCACGTTGCCTCTATTAATGAAACATGTAAAatcaattaatgttattaaaaataatggattGCAGGAGTGTGGCTCCAAAGAAAcatgatttaatatatttgataaataaacattctCCTGTTGTTGACGCGTTATCTCAGACGTGGTTGAAGCCCGGGTACCTATTGAGGATACCTGCATATACCTGCTTGCATGATTATAGATGTAATGTCCATAGTGGTGTAACATTACTTGTCAGGaactcattatttttttataaatagcgTTTTTTTCATTACCATTAATGTTTTCAGCATcaaaattgataatatttctGTAGTTTCCATTTATCTCGCTCGTTCCTCTTTTATAATTCTCAATAGcgttaataatttactatcTTCACTGtagatacatataattaatcgTTCAGAAAGATGGTAAAAGTACTAAGTTAAAGCATACAGTTTTGAAAGGCCTTCCCCAAGGTTTGGTACTTAGAGcacttttatataacatttacacatATGATTTAGTATCATCTATAAATTCCTGTATAAATGTGCTACAATAAGCAGCTGATCTTTTTTATTCCGTAGATAAATCTATGGATAAGGCTTGCAATTCCATGTcttaatataacttaatatcTGGTTGGTTAAACATGACTTAGATCGATCCGTGTCTAAAAGTTCAATAGtcgtatttttcaaaaaacgTACATCGCCTGGCATAAATGTGACCTTCAATTGTCAACCTTTGccaattcaaataaaaattaaatttttaggaGTTCAGATTCAAAATTGTCTGGAATGTACTATGAATTGTGCACAGCTACTTAAAGTCATAAAATGCCTCTCTATAGTGGGGTGCTCATCCGTTATGTAAAAACCTTTTATACTCGTATAACGCTCTTCTAAGATCTGTTCTAGATTATGGCACATTTCTATTAGATGGTGGAAGTGGCTTGGGAAGTAAAAAACTTGATGTCATTCAGTCAAAACTTTTGAGAATTATGACAGGAGTAATGAAATTTAGCTCAGCCAATGCTTTACAAGTAGAATGCTGCGATCCtcctttaaaattaagaaggCAACGATTCTTGTTCAAACTGCATGAATTGAACAATAATATTCATACATCCCGTAACTGGCGACACAAATCATTACCATGTCTAATAATAAgctttcatacatttttaacaattcatAGCCGCAATCATCGATTTCCATCATTTCTCATATTTATGATAcaatttaattctttaaatctAGATCCGAATATAAGATATGACATAGACGTCAACAAGGAAGATATTCTGGAGACAAATATTCGTTTCATGTCTTGAGGAAAAAAATGTAGATGGTtgggattatatttttacagataCCTCTAAAATCTCTGTTGATGACTGCGTTGGTGTTGGTCTAGGTCAttggcaataaaaaataatacaatagtCCAAAGGCAAACATGCTGAAATTCAACCTAGGATTCCAGTAAAACATGGTTCTCTTAGGTTCTCACACTTCTATCACTCCTAGAATGCGTTTAGGACATAGGTCATTTAGCAaggcaacatttttttttcttgttcccAACATGAcctttctgtttttttctgtattcCTTACAATTACCACATGTTGCGTTTGACTAAAATATCATGCCTTTTGcttttatgtacatatttgtttttaactagcttatccttctcgcgtgtagtttcccaaccttttacttgaaactgatATAAagctattgccataatatttttaaaaaatactgccTTTTGTCTATAAGATCATTTGATGTGATAAGCAAGCCAGCTAATTGGAGACGTTCTACTGTGAGTTAAACTTGGTTTTCAGCTTGTTGTTTGTCAACTGTGgttaattatactaatatttgatctgtgaataattttcatgaaatcaacaaaaaaaacaattattacaacTTACTATATAGAGCAGTAGTCAATTGTcattctcaaatcaagagaAATGCTAGAGTAcatgtgtttattaattttttttattttatggtaatgttaatataaatccAATTGACACTAATGCGTaacataacaaaatttatcttCAAGAGTAGGTAGTTATAGTGTAGTTTAGCTGTACTAACTGTTGGATTCGATTTCGGTACTGTGTATATTCAAGTAAGTTTAAGAACTATAACATGATAAGTAAATGAAGTgggttaaatatattctataatctATTACAGCCAGTTACGAAAATGACTAAATTCCACCTATGTCACCTCGACGTCCTTCGTACCAAAATTGAGCAATTTTTAACGCAGTTTTAGCCGCGCACTACTACTATTTGAAACCAACTGGTAActttaccttttttatatattacaggTTGCAAACAAACAGGTAGGAGGCTCatccgatgttaagtgatactgctgCACATGGACTTTAATGGGCCATAAAGAAAAGGTGATCTTATAGCTTGTAGTTAATttcattgtttaattttaagttttgttttttatatttgagttttaatatgtaaataatggcaGGCAACTCTTGTCACATGTGAAgaaaaatttttattttcaaatattgtttgtttaaattttatataaaatgattgtTTTCTGTTATGAAAAAGTACTTCTCTTCTAGATAGGGACAGTGAAACAACctagttttttataaacataaataattgttataaatgtgtaatagtgtgtgtgttttgaatatatataaaacaggaAGTAAGtgtcatatatatgtatatatctgtccaataatttattatcctTGTTTTAAGCTTGTGATTTTTCAGCCaatcattttaattgtactattGCTCTTACAGATTGATAAGCCATTGGAATCTAATGAAAAACCACCATTAGGAAATAAGGGTAAGTTTTTCCGATAacttattaagtttattaaaattacctcTATAAATCATATAAACTACAATTTGGGACAAACATAGCTTCTAAAATACATCTATTGACAATATAAGCAATGTGAcctatgaaattattattataataaatattattcacagTAATCCATGCATGTAGTACTTTTTGTCTTTACTACGGTTATAAAAATTTCttctgttaaattatattagcaATGTCCTAAACTTGACATGTAAAGACACAATTATAAGAGCatgcaatttaaaatgaagaaaaagatacttctttaaaaacaaattaatcaaTCAAAAGAAAGTTTTATGCCAGAAGAAAATTAGACTTCATAAAGCCAAAACAGTAACTAACTAaactataaatacatattacaaacataatatttttttgtttaatgttctaagttataatttaaaacaaaaatatctcaTCAGCAATATGGATTTTACTCTATTATTTCATGTGttccaaataaaatttctatgTATGCGTTACAAAAAGATTTCTTGTGCAATACgcatcatttaataatatagaatacatCAGACTTAAATGATAGATAGATAGAGATAATCTAATGAATTTATGATTTAAGCTCTAATGACTTTCCATATCATTAACTAGccagtaaaattttatttagtactatatagttttttttataagtaattacctaaatttgtattttcagAGGTTGAAGGTGAATGCAATCAACAAAATCTTCAAACAGCATCCACTATAATGCAGCCAGATCTTTTGGGCATAACTCAAATGTTAAGAATGGTAAATTCCACATATGACTTGCTTGTGTCTTACTTAATAACTGAAGAAAATTCGAAATAAGAGACTTATTCATCCACATATTGACTGATACTATTTGTTGTTATAAAGcattgcaaaaaaaatattctataaagcCTTTACTTTTTATCTTTGTTCCATATTCTCTGTTTTGTGATCTATTACTACTAATTACTTACATTCTGTGTCTATCCTAATATCCTAAGATATTAAGTAAAGTTGAGATATTTAATCATTTGTTTCaatgatcatttatttaacattatatcagacttttttatgttatatacagTAGATTTTTTTGGATTGAAGAAAAACCTATTCCTCCCCCATTTATTAGTACAGAACATCAATTagtgttacaaaaaatatagtcaTACCTAATTTGCATTGTTGTCTTTTTTAGGTTGATCCTGTACAAAACCCAGGCAACAAActagattatataaataatggaaCAGTTGTCATTAGTAAACTCAACCCTAACATCCCTGAGTTTACATACAACAAAACATCAAGGAAATCAATAGATAATTCTAACCAACTTCTGATTAAGACTGATCCAAACTGTGATATTAGTAATATGGTAGACTTAAGTAAACTCAAtgatgaatataataataaattgcaaaagaaattaatttctaaaatagGAACCACACAACCCACTTGTGAGAAATCAAGGCGGGAACGCAATGCCGCTATTGCGGGGATATTGAAACTAAGCACACAACCAACTGCAAATGTGAAACTTATGATACCAGATGAGTTTATGAAGAATGAAAATACTGATAGCACTGACACACCTACTAAAGAGGTTATCAAAAGATCTGTTGATAGAGTCGATAAGTGGTTGAATGGAGCACCTGAAACATCTAAAAAACCTTTATATTTAGGACccataatatttaagaaaaaaatattaaagtcgACTGAGAGCAATATGTCACTCAATACGGTCTCTAGTGAGGAATTGAAAGTCAGCAATTTCTCACCTACTAACATAGCAAATGAactaactgaaaaatatacaaaaagaatAAAGCAGGTGGAGGATGCATCTATGGACATATGGTCCAAACTAGAAAGGGACCTAAGGGCGAAAGacgaagaaattaaaaaaaaatcctctaATAGCTCTTTAAGATAAATACTTACAACAATATATACTAGATAATTTGATAGCGCATCGTCCTATCtacattaaaatctttttattttggcGTCAGTTAAAGACGGATTTATACGGACTAGAATGAAATgcttaatctatattttatagattaatgAACGACGGTATGGAAAATCCAGAatgaaaaatactaaaacCAACATAggaaaaaattgtctaaagcTCTCTTTAACCACAGTCAAAAGACTTAGTATCGTCTTTCGCTTTTTAAGTAAACTCAATTTTATCTCATTAAAGATTGTCTCATATAGACAATGGTAGAGTATGTGCGGAAAGTGAACCGTAGTGCGATTTCAGGTCCCACCAGACCCAAatcactttttttatattgacaaCACTGATACGTCGTTATAGTTCGACAGTGTTGGCCTCTTTTCGAAAAGGTGGCATATGTTatcaataaacttatttttgtactgaatatttttgttaa comes from the Pieris brassicae chromosome 4, ilPieBrab1.1, whole genome shotgun sequence genome and includes:
- the LOC123708899 gene encoding uncharacterized protein LOC123708899 isoform X2, with the translated sequence MQPDLLGITQMLRMVDPVQNPGNKLDYINNGTVVISKLNPNIPEFTYNKTSRKSIDNSNQLLIKTDPNCDISNMVDLSKLNDEYNNKLQKKLISKIGTTQPTCEKSRRERNAAIAGILKLSTQPTANVKLMIPDEFMKNENTDSTDTPTKEVIKRSVDRVDKWLNGAPETSKKPLYLGPIIFKKKILKSTESNMSLNTVSSEELKVSNFSPTNIANELTEKYTKRIKQVEDASMDIWSKLERDLRAKDEEIKKKSSNSSLR
- the LOC123708899 gene encoding uncharacterized protein LOC123708899 isoform X1, with the translated sequence MGHKEKIDKPLESNEKPPLGNKEVEGECNQQNLQTASTIMQPDLLGITQMLRMVDPVQNPGNKLDYINNGTVVISKLNPNIPEFTYNKTSRKSIDNSNQLLIKTDPNCDISNMVDLSKLNDEYNNKLQKKLISKIGTTQPTCEKSRRERNAAIAGILKLSTQPTANVKLMIPDEFMKNENTDSTDTPTKEVIKRSVDRVDKWLNGAPETSKKPLYLGPIIFKKKILKSTESNMSLNTVSSEELKVSNFSPTNIANELTEKYTKRIKQVEDASMDIWSKLERDLRAKDEEIKKKSSNSSLR